GTGGAGGATGTCGTGAAAGTTCTGTGCCTGCTCCGGCCCCATGGATACCAGCCGGTCTTTCAGGAAGTCCATCATAGCGTCCATATCCTGTCCGCAGGTCTCCTTTGCACTCTGGATCAGCTTCCAGAAGGTATCTTTGTTGATCTCGGTGATGTTATCGTTCATATCCTACCTCTTTCGCTTCTTTTTCCTTTGTTTTCAGGAGATGTGCCAACCCCATGCGCCCCAGCGCGTCCGCGCAGATTGCTTCACGAAACGCGCGGTATTCCGGCGTGGTGGTGTCCACCTTGCCGAGAACGGCCCGTTCATAGGTGGTTCCGGGGACGATCTCCCATGTGACTGCATCGAAATGAGCTGCTTCCAGATAGCGCAGAAGGGTATGTCCGTCCGCTGCCTCAAACGCGCCCCGGTTATCTTCATAAGGGAAAGCGTCATAGGGCTGGAAGCCGGTGCTCCGCTGCGCGGCGCGGTACAGCCGAAAGCCATCCTCATCCAGCTGCGCCGCGAATTTACGGTAGATATCCGTCGCTGACAATTCACGCCGCCCCATCCGAGGTCTCCTTTCTCACCCAAGAAGCGAAGTGTTCCAGAAAACGAACACGCTTGCGCACCTTTCCGGCAGACACATCCAGTCCGTTCATCTGCGCCTGGATGCGGTGCCGAATGGCTTTCAGCTTCTGCGGATCGTTGCAGCAGTCCACGATGACATACTCACCGCCACTGGCGGCCAGTACCTCACGCTTGCCGGTCTCATCCCGAATGGTGGACATAAGGCGCTGGCCCAGCCGTTTCCGATAGGCATCCTGCAAGGCGTCCATATCGCCGCAGACGCCGTGCCGCTTCAAAATGGCGGCGATCTCCTGAGAATTGATCCGGGTCTCCGCGGACAGCCTGTCCAGGATCTCCCGCTGGGCGTCAGGAGGGAGGGTGGGCGGCGAAGGACTTTTCTTCTGGCTCATCGCGTCGGCACCTCCTTTTTGGCATTTTCGTAACAGTCGGCGGCTCTGTTGCCCGCGCCAACTCCTTTCCATGCTCATTCAGATATCTCTGCATTTCACGGACACTTTGGCACCCAAACTCCGGTTCCTGAAAACCGCCACGCTCCGTATACAGCGTCCATTTCTGCTTTTCATAAGGGCAATCCTGAGACACCACAAAGTACCGTCCGCAGCGGTCTCCCTCCAACGGCTCAAAGCGCACGTCATCATAGAGGGGGCCGTCCAGAGGGCAGTTGTTTTTAAACCAGACATAGTAATTGTCCAGAATGGCAGGCTCCGTGATCCCCATGACCACCCTGCCGATCCTCTGCAGTCTGCCGGCAAGAGCCGTATCGCTGCAAAACCAGTCATACCACCCGGCGCGGATCTGCGTCTCACGGGATCTATCCTGAAACGCCCCACCGCGGAACAGGTCCTGCCACTGGCGAGCAGAAAGCATCTCGCTCATGACGCCACCTCACAGGGAATATCCTCCGCGGGGCCGGTGTTTCGCCAGTCTGCAGGCAGGATCTTCTGCTCGATGATATCGGCAATGGCGGCGAACACCTGGGCGATCTCACGGGATTCCTTGACGGTGTCCTGGAGTTCCTCCGGCGTCATGCGGGTACCTTCCGTCCAGCAGCGGACATTTTCTTCCGTGGCGGTCAGAAGAGAAGCCTTTTCGTATGCCTTGCAGAAAGTGTTTGCAACTTTGCCCCTGCGGTCGATCTCCGCATTTTGCTGTTTGAGATCCTTCTTCGCCTTTTCATATTCCAGCAGCTCCGCGGCAGCCTGTTCCCGCTGATCCTCCGGTACCTCCTGAAGCTGGCGGGTCAGGTCATACCCCTTGTTGATGGACAGTTTCTTTTTGTCCAGTGCCTCCTTGATGGAGTCCGGGGCGTTCTCATCGATCTGCATGACCTTGCCCATCGTGCGCTCGCCCAAGCCGACCGCCTCTGCCAGTTCCTTTCTGGTATCGACAGCGGAAACCGCTTCCGGCAATGTTGCCGAAAGCGGTTTTTCAGAGAACTTGTCACCACCGGCAGCAGACTGATTTGCTCTGGCCTTGGCTTCAATCTCTGGTTTTAGCTTCAGGGCGATCTTGCCCAGCTCCCACTTTTCAAGGTTGCGGCGTCCCTTCTGGGTATCCAACGCCCACTGCTTGGCCTCCAACAGATCCTCAAACGAGAAAACGGCCATTGTGTACGGCAGATCATGCTTTTCGCACAGTGCCTGACGGTTGTGCCCGTCGATGATGACCATGTCCTCATTGACGATGATGGGTGCGTAGCAGCCGTTTTTGATGAGATCTGCTTCCAGAGCGCCGAGCTGCTCCGCGCTCAAAGGCGGGAGCAGCTCGGCCATCTCCGGCAGGATCACAGGGCTGCGTTCAGCGCTGGTATATGTGATCCCGGTATTTTTCATCAGGCAGCGACCTCGCGGACAGGCTCATCTTCCAATTCCTGCGCCGTTTCCTCCACCTTGCGGGGAGAGAGGAACTCCACCTCGCTGGCTTTGATGAGGAAACCGGGCTGACGCTCCGGCTCGTCCTCAAAGGTAATGGTCTCAAAATCGCCGGAGGCCGCCAGCTTGCAGCCCTTCCAGGCGAATTCGGCGCAACGCTCGGCCAGCGGGCCGCGCACCTTAATGGAGATAAAGTCGGTGAGCTTGTTGCCGTCCTTATCCTTATAGCGGCGATCCGAGGCGATTCGCAGGATGGCGTAGGGCTTGCCGGTGGTCTCGTTCATTTTCAGTTCCACATCGTTGGTCAGGTTACCAATGGCAGTGATCTTCAGCATTGTTCAGTTCTCCTTTTTATATTATGATGTTTGAAAAGCCGCCCCCCCGGCATCGGGAGGGCGGCAGAGTGTTTACTTGCTCCAGCTTTCGCTGTCACCGAGGATGGCGGTATGGGCGTTGGCGGCCTCCATGACTGCGTAGTACGCCCAATGCTTGCGGTTGACATCCGGGAAGGTGTTCATCTTGCGGAGATTATCCACAATGTAGTCCTCATCCGCTTCGCGACCCAGCAGGCGGTTGACGATGGTCACAACCTCCGCACGGTTGATCTCGTCGTCAGCGCGAAAGGAGCCGTCACCATAGCCGTTGATCCAGCCATGCTTGGCGGCAGCCTTGATGTACGCGGCGGCCCAATAACCGTCGCTCACATCGTTAAAGTCCTTATACTGTTCCATGATCTCAGCATCGCCATCGCCGTACACATCAAAGAAACGGACGGCCAGCGTTGTGAACTCGGCACGGGTAATGGCATCGTTGGGGGCAAAGATAGTCTTGCTCTTACCGTAGGTGACACCGTTGTTATTGAGGTATTTGGCATAACCGGAGTACCAGGCATGGGCGGGAATATCCGTAAATCTGGTGTTGGCCACGGTGGAAATGGTATCGCCGTTCTTCTCCGCCAGCAGACGGGCGAAGATAGCGGCGGCCTCCGCGCGGGTCATGCTGCGGCTGGGGCCGAAGGTCCCGTCTGTGTAGCCCAGGATATAGGTGCCGTGACGCTCTCTTTCCTCGATTTCCGGAACGGTCAGCTTTCCGTCCTGATCCGTCTTGCCCTTGGCCGTTTGGCTCAGGTCGCCCTTAACAATGATGTTTTTATTCTCCTGCGGATTTTTCTTGTGGTCGGTGACGGTAACCGTCACACGGTGGTTTTTATCCAGATCCGTGCCATCCGGCAGTTTGACCGTAATATTGCCGGTCTTGCCGATGGCGACCTCCGCGTTGGGGATGGGGCGTCCGGTATCGGTGTGCTCCACCTTGATGGTCAGCGTCCAGCGGTCGCCGTCCGCATCCTCATAGCCAGCAGTGACCTTGCCGTCCTCATTGGTCTTGCCGCTGCCGGTGGGAACGGTGATCTGGCCCGCGGCGTCGGTCTTACTGGAGGCGTAGTTATCATTCTTGTCTGTAACGGCAATGCTCATGCCCGGTACAGCGCTCTTGTCCTTGACGAGCTGCACGGTGACGGTGGTCTGATCTACGTAGTCCAGCAGGCGGCTATTCGGCAGGCGGATAGAGATCGAATTATCCTTGTGGAGCGCGACAGCGGCGTTTGCTACGGGATTCTTGGTGTCGGTATCGGTGACGGTCACAAGGTAGCCGCCCACAATGGCCTCACCCTTACTGTCTGTGGTGGCGCTATTGTAGATCTTTTCGATGGGCTGTGTCTCCAGCTTTTCGCCACACACGGTACACTCCTTGTGCTTGCTGCCCTCGGAATCGGTGGTAGGCTGCTTGTCAACGATCCAGTCGCTGGGCTTATGACCGGCAGGCTCGGTGTAGTTGCTCTTGTTGGTATCGCCGCAGCGAGCACAGGTGTTAGTGGTATAACCCATCTCCGTGCAGGTGGGAGCCGTCACTGCGGACTTGTAATCATGTCCCAGAGCCTTTTCCAGCACAGCGCCGCAGCGGGTGCAGAGCTGGGGTTCTGTGCAGGTAGCAGGAGCGCCGGGGATATGGCCATCCGCGGGGTCGGCATCCAGACGGTGGCAACCGCAGCGGGTGCACCGGTATTCCATGACCCCCTCGCCAGTGCAGGTGGCGTTGGTGACAAGGGTGCCCTTGTCCCAGCTGTGGCCCAGGGCGTCCGTATAGTCTGTGACAAAAGAACCGCCGCAGCCATCGCAGCGATGGATGGTCTTTCCCTCTGCATCGCAGGTAGCCTCGATCACATGGGCCTTGTAATCATGCGGAATGGTGGGCGTAATTTCCTCGATATGGCGGTCGCCGCAAACGGAGCATTCCCGGACGGTATAGCCGGGGCTGGTACAGGTGGCAGCCACGGTATAGACCTCATAGCTGTGTTCGCCCTTGGGCGTGGCGGTCTGCTTCATCTGTCCACAGCGGGAGCAAAGCTCCAGCAGCTTGCCATCGGTTTCGCAGGTAGCGTCACGGATGACGATGCCCTGCCATGCGTGGCCCAGAGAGTCCACATAGTCGCGCTTTTCGATTTTGCCGCACTCCGTACAGAGGTAGCGGTCATAGCCGAGGGTGGTGCAGCCGGCCTTGGTGCTGTCCAGCAGAATATACTTGTGGTTTTCACCACAGCCCTTGTCGGTGCAGCAATTTCCGTTGCAGTGCTTGTCCTGACAGCCACAGTTGGGGTTAGAGCAGCCACAGCCGCAGTTGCCGTTCTCATCTGTGGTGTCATCCCGCAGCCAGACATAGGCCACACCGTTTTCCGTCATATCCACACCGTCACAGGTGTAGGTAATCTCGTAATAGACAGTGTATTGACCCTCGTCCGTATAGTTGGGTGCGGTGGTCATGGTGCAGCTATCCGCGCTGTTGCCGTAGCGGATGGCCGTGCGGACACCGGCTTCAGACAAGTCCGTGACGCTGATGGTATGGGGCTGTCCGTCTGCCACGCCGTAGTAGCTGGCAACAACGGCCTTGGCCGCCGTGTAGTCATAGCAGGTATAGTCGCACAGGCGGCACTTCTCCACGGCAGCGAAACGGCCATGAGCGGGCTGGGGCAGAGTCTCCACCGCCATGTCATGGCGCTCCAGCACAGAGGATTTCTCGTAATTCGTACCGTAACAGAAGCAGCAGTAGGTGCCGCCTTTGGTGACAGTGCGGTGGTACTTGCTGTCTACACATTCATGGGTAACGGTCTCCGGCAGATCCAGATAAAATTTGGCGGCGCAGTCATGCAGAACGTAGATGTTCTTATCCCATGCGTAGGGGGCGCCGTTGGTCTCGTTACTGTTCCAGTCTCCACAGCGGCTGCATACGGATTTGGTCCAGTGGTAACCGGTGTAATAGGCGTTCTCGCCGGGGACACCGGCATCCAGACTGCCTACCGTTACTTCGTCAATACACATCCCGTTGGAATACTTGACGTTGCGGTTCAGGGCCGTCTCACCGGAGCGGGTATACTCCGGAACACGCCAGACGGTGAAATCCGTGTTTTCCCGGCAGGTGGCGCAGTAGAAGGTCTCGTGGGTGACGATGGCGTTGACATCCAGTTCATTGGTCCGGTTGCTGGCCTGCTGCCAATGCTCGACGGGATCATGGTAGCTGTTCTGCTGGGCGGCTGATGCCGTGGGGATCATGCCAAGGCACAGGGCCAGTGTTAGAAGCATGGCCGTTACACGGTGGGAAAAGAAATATTTTTTATTCAAATGCGAACTTCCTCCTTATATTTTCCGAATAGGTTTCTTTGGATCTTTCGTGTTGATTACTTGATTACCGCCCCTCTCAGGTGTTTTTCTTTTTTGCAGATACTCATTCCAGTCCTTGCCGCTGTGGGGTTCCTCCACGGTCACGACGTAGCCCATGGCTGCGTATTTGTCCTGTAATTGCCGAGCCGCCTCCCGTCCCGGCCCATCTGCGTCCAGGCACAATTCGATCCGTTTGATCTGCGGATGATCTGCCAGATAGGCTTGCAGCGCACCGCCATAAAGGCCGCAGAGGGCCAGCGCGTTCGGTGTGTTCCGGTGGAGTGTGAGATAGCTCATCAGGTCGATGGGCGCCTCGAATACGAAAACCTGATCTGAGCTGCGGTCATACGGGAGTGCGAAGCCAACGCGTTTATCGCTGCCCGTCACATCTCCGCGGAAGCCCTTGCCCTCCCGGTCATAGGTTCCGCGCAGGCCCGCGTATTTTGCCTGTCCCGCGCTGTTCTTTCCGACGAACACGCAGTTGTGATGCTCGGCGTCCTCATACAGCAGGCCGCTGTTCAAAAATTGACGGATCACCTGTGGGGCGATGCCGCGCTTGTGCAGGTAGGCAAACACCCTGCGATCATCCGTATTCCGGGGCGGCAGGGTAAAGGGCTTTTGCACCTCGTCACGCTTGACAAAAGGCGCCGCTTTAGCGGGAGAGTCTCTGGCTTTCCCGTGGAAGGTCAGCAGGTATTCCACCGCTTCCGGAAAGGATTTTCCGCAAAACTGCTGGAGAAAAGTAATGGAGTCCCCGCCGGTATTCTGCGAGTACCGAAACCACTTGCGGCGGTCCTTGATCCGCAGGCTGTCCATTTCCGCTGTGGTGTGGTATCTGCCGATCCGCCGCACCTGATAGCCCAAATGGGTCAGCAGTTCCGGCAGATCCGTTTCCTTGGCGATCTGCATTTCTGTGTCTGTGAAGCGTCTTTTGATCTCGCTTGCCATAGTGATGACCTCCTTTCTGGTGAAACGCAAAAAGCCACCCAGGGCATCCGAGAGATTCGGATGCCCTGGGTGGCTTTTCCCTAAATCGTGTTCTTTTGTTTGGGCTTTAACGCGGGCCTACACGGCGTTACCTTCGTGGGGGGTGTCCGTGTCCGCTGGAGCGGTCACGTCGGCCACACGGGGCGCGACAGGGGCCTCAGTGGGGGTGTTCTGCTCCGTGGCGTTCTCAGCGTCCGCTTCGTCCAGTGCCTGCGTGATCAGGTTCAGCACGAAGTCTCGCTGGGTGAGCTTTTTGCCGCTGCGGAGCGTCTCGCGCTCCAAGTGACGCTTGATGCGCTGGAAGAGTTCTTCGGGAATCTGGAATGCCATCGTTCTGCCTTTTTCAGTCATTTGAATGCCGCCTTTCTGATTTTCCATCATGTTGTAATAGTCTTGGATGAGGTTGACGATGTACTCGCTGGTGGTCAGGCCCAGCCGTTCTCGTTCTTCACTGACCCGCTCATGTAGGTCGATGGGAATCTGAGCACACAAGTTTTTAGTGGTTGCCATTCTCGGATACCTCCTCGTTTTTTGTAACGCAAGCATACCCGAAAGGTTACGAGAAAGCTATTACCAACACCACCAAGGAATGGCAGACAAACGAAGCGAAAGCAACATAAGCACCAATGAAACGAAAAAGGCCGCCGTTCTCTCCCACATGGGGAACCGAACGGCGGCCTGCCTTCTTATGCTTTATTCTTTTTTAGCCTCGGTGTTCAAGTCACACCAGTCCATAAGAGCGCTCTGCTGAATCTCTGAAATGTCGCCTCTCGCGTGGAAAAACCGATTTTCCGAAAAAAGCGTTTTTCCTAACTTTTCCGCCAGAAAAAAGCCTGTAAAGATGCAAAAACACCGCACTTTCGTGCGGTGTTTTCTGTGTTGCATCTTTCATCAACACATCTTGGTCCGAGTAGTGCGACTCGAACGCACGACATCCAGCTCCCAAAGCTGGCGCGCTACCAACTGCGCTATACCCGGATATTCGATTTTTCTGCATGATACCATGCGGAGAAGGAAAAAGCAAGTTTTTCGTGTCTGTGGGCAGTGCTGTGGTCAAGCCCGGTTTTGCGGGGGGATCTTCAGGCGGGGGATTTCCGCCGCAGGCTACTGTCCCAAGGACTTCCAGGCTTTCACTTTTTGGGGAATGGATAGGCTCTCTATCCTCCCAAATCACGCGTGCTGCCAACTACGCTACATTTGGTCATAGATATTTCTCCCGCCCGGGGGCGTTCTTCCCCACATACGTGCGGCAATATACTCTGCGATCCGCCGCGTTGGCACTCTGGCACCATCTTTTACTGGATCGGGGACAGCACGATGGGTTCATTTTATACCTCTCTATTTTACCTGTTTCTCCGCCAAAGTCAAGTCTATTCGCTTCCGGCCGGTATGTCGGAAAGGCCGTCCGGAGGCTATGGGGCCTCCGGACGGCTTGACCAGGTCTCTTCACTTGGAAACGCAGAGTCGATTGTTCTCCACGGTAAGCTTGGCGGTGTCACCGGCCTTGAGGGTGCCGTCCAGCATCTTCTCGGCCACGGCGTCTTCCACCTTGCTCTGGATGGCCCGGCGCAGGGGACGGGCCCCGTACTTGGGATCAAAGCCCTCCTTAGCCAGCTCTGCCACAGCCTCGTCGCTGGCATCCAGGTGGATGCCCATGGTCTCCATCCGGGCGGAGACGGTCTTCAGCATCCGCCGGGCCACTTCCCGGATGTCCTCCTCCGTCAGGGGGCGGAATACGATGATATCGTCGATCCGGTTTAGGAACTCCGGGCGGAAGGTCTGACGCAGCTCCGCCATCACCTGCTCCCGGGCGGTCTCGAACTTCTTTTCAGCGTCAGGATCGGAGTCCCGCTCCTCGGCGGAAAAGCCCAGCTTGCTGCCCATGGCAGTGAGGCTGCGGGCACCGATGTTGCTGGTCATGACGATGACGGTGTTCTTGAAGTCCACCGTCCTGCCCTGAGAGTCGGTGATCCGGCCGTCATCCAGAAGCTGCAGCAGGATGTTCCACACATCCTCGTGGGCCTTTTCGATCTCGTCAAACAGTACCACGGAGTAGGGCTTGCGCCGCACCTTCTCCGTCAGCTGACCGCCCTCCTCGTGGCCCACATAGCCCGGCGGGGAGCCAATCAGACGGGACACTGTGTGCCGCTCCATATACTCAGACATATCGATCCGGATCATGGCGTTCTCATCGCCGAACATGGCCTCTGCCAGGGACTTGCACAGCTCCGTCTTTCCCACGCCGGTGGGGCCCAGGAACAGGAAGGAGCCGATGGGGCGCTTCGGATCCTTCAGACCCACACGGCCCCGACGGATGGCCCGGGCCACGGCCTTTACGGCTTCGTCCTGACCCACTACCCGCTCGTGGAGGGTGTCCTCCATGTGCAGCAGGCGGGTGCCCTCATCCTCCGTCAGACGGGTGACGGGGATACCGGTCCAGCCGGCCACCACGGCGGCAATGTCGTCAGCGTTCACCGGGCGGTGCTGGGTGTTGTTCTTGCGGCGCTTCTCCCGCTCCATCTCCACCTGCTCCTGGTAGTCCTTCTCAATGTCCCGCAGCTTGGCGGCGGTCTCATAGTCCTGCTTCTCGATAGCAGCCTCCTTGTCCTTGGCCAGGGCGGCGATCTTCTCCTCCAGGCTCTTCAGCTCCGGGGAGATCTCCTCCGTCTCCATCCGCACCCGGCTGGCAGCCTCGTCCATCAGGTCGATGGCCTTGTCCGGCAGGAACCGGTCGTTGATATACCGGGCGGAGAGCTTCACGGCGGCCTCCAGGGCCTCGTCGGTGATCTGGAGGCTGTGGTGCTTCTCGTACTTCTCCCGCAGGCCCTTCAGGATCTCCAGAGACGCCTCCTGGCTGGGCTCACCCACCTGCACCGGCTGGAACCGGCGCTCCAGGGCGGCGTCCTTCTCGATATACTTCCGGTACTCGTTCAGGGTGGTGGCGCCGATCACCTGGATCTCGCCCCGGCCTAGAGCCGGCTTGATGATGTTGGCGGCGTCCACGGCGCCCTCGGCGCTGCCGGCGCCCACGATGGTATGGAGCTCGTCGATGAAGAGGATCACATTGCCGGACTTCCTGACCTCCTCCAGCAGCTTCTTAATCCGCTCCTCAAACTCACCCCGGTACTTGGTGCCCGCCACCATGCCGCTGAGGTCCAGGGACAAAAGGCGCTTGTCCAGCATCTCGTCGGGTACGTCGCCCATAACGATCTTCCGGGCCAGACCCTCAGCGATGGCGGTTTTGCCCACACCGGGCTCACCGATCAGGCAGGGGTTGTTCTTGGTGCGGCGGGAGAGAATCTGGATCACCCGCTGGATCTCCCCGTCCCGGCCGATGACCGGGTCCAGCTTGCCGGCCCGAGCGTCGGCGGTCAGGTCCCGGGTGAACTCCTTCAGGGTCTTGTTCTTGCCGTTATCCTCCTTTGCGGGGCTGGTGCCGGAGCGGCCGGGATCGGCGGCCTGACTCCGGGGCATCTCACCCAGCTTCTGCATCAGGGCTGTGTACAGGTGACGGGCATCCACGCCAGCGGTGCGCAGGATACGGACGGCCATATTGTTGCCTTCCCGCAGGATGCCCGCCAGCAGGTGCTCCGTGCCCACGTAGTTGTAGCCGCCCCGCATGGAGTCCTCCATGGCCAGCTCCACCACCCGCTTGGCGCGGGGGGTGAGGCCCTGGGCGGGATTGCTGCCGGGCAGACCGGCACCCACGCTCTTCTTGATGATCTCCACGATCATGTCATCGGTGAGGCCCGCCTCCGTCAGAACGGTGTGGGCCACGCCCTCCTCTTCCCGGATCAGGCCCAGCAGCAGGTGCTCCGTGCCCACGTAGCCGTGGCCCAGCTCACCGGCTGCCTCCTGGGAAAGCCGCAGGGCCTCCTCCGCCCTGGGCGAAAATTTGTTCTCATTCATAGTGTCTTACCTTCCTTTCCATGGGAAAGTCCCGTTTACTTGTTTTCCTTCTGCTCCTTGTGAGCGGCCTCCAGAGACCTGATCTGGTCCCGCAGCTCCGCCGCCCGCTCAAAGTTCTCCTGGTGCACAGCCTTCTTCATCTCCAGCTTCAGCGCGTTCATCTGGCGCAGATAGGCAAAGCGGCTCTGGTCCTCCTGGCCTACCAGGTCGTCCTTCTTTTCCTGCTTTGCCTCCTGCTGCTGGACAGGAGAGGCGCTCAGGGCCGGCATCTCGGCGAAGAAGTCGTCAAAGGGGTCCTCCAGCATCTTCATTCTCCGCCCCAGCAGGCTGGGCATGGGAGAGAAGAAATCGTCGAAGAAATCGTTTCCAAAGAGGCTGTTCCCGAAGAAGCTTTGCATCATCCGCTGGCTCTGGGCACCCAGCCGCTGGGTATAGCCCAGCTTTTCCGCGCAGTCGCTGCACAGGTGCTTCTCTTCCACATGGCCGTTCACGTTGCTCCGATACACAAAGGTAACTTCATTCTTACCACAATTTTCGCATTTCATAAATCAATTCCTCCTATCATCTGGAAACTGTGCGTGCTTATTGAAACATTTTTCCCCGCTGCCCGGGTCCCGGCTACACCTGCAGGATCAGCACCTGCTTCATGATGTCCGCCCGGACGGTGTCCCGGCTCTCCCGCGGGACCGCGGCCAGGGCCTTGTCGCCGACGGCGGCCAGAATGCTCCGACCTGCGTTCTCCTCCAGGGCGCCGGCCTGGACCAGATTGTTCAGGATGGCCCGAGCGGAGGCCAGGTCCACCTGGCTGCCCAGGGTGTTGATGACCTGCATCAGCAGCGTCTGGCGGTCTACCCGGACCCGGGTGATCCGGATGTAGCCATTGCCGCCCCGGCGGCTCTCCACGATATAACCCCGCTCCGGGGAAAAGCGGGTGGACATCACGTAGTTGATCTGGCTGGGTACGCAATTGAAGCGCTGGGCCAGGTCATTGCGCTGGACCTCCAGCACACCACCGTCCGTCTCCTCCAAACTCTCCTGCAGGAAGCTGGCAATCAAATCGGAAATCCCCACGGATGATTCCTCCCTTTCCAAAGAACGCCTTGTCTCTTTGACTTTGACTTTCTTTAACCTTTTGTTCTGTGTTTAGTATAACACGCCCGAGCAAAATGTCAAGAGCTGAATTTTGACTTTCTTTGACCTATTTGAAAACAATTTATGAACAGTTAGTCTTGACAAACGTCATTTTTGGACGCTTTCCCGTATTTTTTCGAAAATTTAACCATAGAATTTGAACGGCTGGTACTTGCTTTTTTTAATTTGTATGCTACAATAGGGGTACAATTCTGATGGAGGTGCTTCCCATGGCTTACAAAATCACTTCTGCCTGCGTGAGCTGTGGCTCCTGCGCGGACGCTTGCCCCGCCGGTGCTATCAGCCAGGGTGATGACCAGTACGTCATCGATGCTGCCGCTTGCCTGGACTGCGGTTCCTGCAGCGACACCTGCCCCAACGGCGCCATCGTCCCCGAGGAGTAATCGAGGATACATAAAAGGTCCGCGAGCCAAAGCTCGCGGACCTTTTTGTCGTTTCGGCAACTGTAAGAAATCTGTAAGAGATTTCTCCATAGAGTTGTAAGAAATTGGTGTTATCCTGCCGGTGTTCCCCGCTGGAGTGAAGAAAGAGGCCCTTTACTCCCGTAATATTGGGGACAGCCGATTTGAAAGGAGACACACGATGAAACACGCTTGGAAGAAGCTGCTGGCAGCAGCGGTGCTGCCCTGTCTGCTGGCGGGATGCGGTGCCCTGGGAGGGCCGGAATCTGAGGTCCCCTCCATGGACCACTTGCTTGGCTTGACCCAGGAACAGCGGCTGGAGGACTACGACTACCTGGTCCAGACACTGGGGGACAGCTATCTCTGCATGGGTGTCCGAGACCGGGACAACCCGGAGGACCCGTCGGCGGCCATCTTCCAGGCATACCGGGAGATGATCCAGGAAAGCGACAGCGACGAGGTATTCTATTCCGCTGTTTACAGCACACTGTTCCGCCTGGGGACGTACGGCCACCTCTGGATCGTGGAGCCGGATATGTACCGCGCCTACTGTGAGGCCTATGAGGACGGCGGCATCCAGGACCGGGAGCACTGGCGGGAGGTGCTGACGGACCCGGTGACCGTCCGGGGCTATGAAAGACTCCAGACGCTGCTGGATGCCTACGGCGAAGAGGACGGCACGGTCAATTCAGCCGATTCGGAGGAGCCTGCCGCGAACCTCCACACCCTGCTCCTGCCCGGCGGAGACGTGGGGTATGTGAAGATCGACAGCTTCCCGGCGGAATATGAGGACAGCTACGCCACAGACCGGGCGGCCCTGACGGACTTCTACCGCCAGGCGGCGGACTGCACGGATCTCATCATCGACCTGACGGACAACTCCGGCGGAAGCGAGGTCTACTGGCAGCAGCTGCTGGCGGCGCCCCTGACGGACCGTCCCCTCTCCTGCACCAACTATGCCCTGCTGGCGGAGAGCGGCAACAACCGCCCCTATATCCAGGAGGTGTTCTCCCCGGAGGAGCTGCACCCCATCGCGGACCTGCCGGATCTGCCCAAGCTGGAGCGGGACGGAATCCAGGCCGCCACCCACTTTGTGGAGAGCACCCTCTCTGTGGAGCCAGCGGCAGAGCGGGCCCCCTTCCACGGCCGCATCTGGGTGCTGGTGGGGCCAGCGGTCTACTCCGCCAGCGAGTCCTTCGCCGTGTTCTGCCAGGAGAC
This DNA window, taken from Dysosmobacter welbionis, encodes the following:
- a CDS encoding synapsin-1 (Synapsin I), encoding MSQKKSPSPPTLPPDAQREILDRLSAETRINSQEIAAILKRHGVCGDMDALQDAYRKRLGQRLMSTIRDETGKREVLAASGGEYVIVDCCNDPQKLKAIRHRIQAQMNGLDVSAGKVRKRVRFLEHFASWVRKETSDGAA
- a CDS encoding single-stranded DNA-binding protein, whose product is MLKITAIGNLTNDVELKMNETTGKPYAILRIASDRRYKDKDGNKLTDFISIKVRGPLAERCAEFAWKGCKLAASGDFETITFEDEPERQPGFLIKASEVEFLSPRKVEETAQELEDEPVREVAA
- a CDS encoding S-layer homology domain-containing protein gives rise to the protein MNKKYFFSHRVTAMLLTLALCLGMIPTASAAQQNSYHDPVEHWQQASNRTNELDVNAIVTHETFYCATCRENTDFTVWRVPEYTRSGETALNRNVKYSNGMCIDEVTVGSLDAGVPGENAYYTGYHWTKSVCSRCGDWNSNETNGAPYAWDKNIYVLHDCAAKFYLDLPETVTHECVDSKYHRTVTKGGTYCCFCYGTNYEKSSVLERHDMAVETLPQPAHGRFAAVEKCRLCDYTCYDYTAAKAVVASYYGVADGQPHTISVTDLSEAGVRTAIRYGNSADSCTMTTAPNYTDEGQYTVYYEITYTCDGVDMTENGVAYVWLRDDTTDENGNCGCGCSNPNCGCQDKHCNGNCCTDKGCGENHKYILLDSTKAGCTTLGYDRYLCTECGKIEKRDYVDSLGHAWQGIVIRDATCETDGKLLELCSRCGQMKQTATPKGEHSYEVYTVAATCTSPGYTVRECSVCGDRHIEEITPTIPHDYKAHVIEATCDAEGKTIHRCDGCGGSFVTDYTDALGHSWDKGTLVTNATCTGEGVMEYRCTRCGCHRLDADPADGHIPGAPATCTEPQLCTRCGAVLEKALGHDYKSAVTAPTCTEMGYTTNTCARCGDTNKSNYTEPAGHKPSDWIVDKQPTTDSEGSKHKECTVCGEKLETQPIEKIYNSATTDSKGEAIVGGYLVTVTDTDTKNPVANAAVALHKDNSISIRLPNSRLLDYVDQTTVTVQLVKDKSAVPGMSIAVTDKNDNYASSKTDAAGQITVPTGSGKTNEDGKVTAGYEDADGDRWTLTIKVEHTDTGRPIPNAEVAIGKTGNITVKLPDGTDLDKNHRVTVTVTDHKKNPQENKNIIVKGDLSQTAKGKTDQDGKLTVPEIEERERHGTYILGYTDGTFGPSRSMTRAEAAAIFARLLAEKNGDTISTVANTRFTDIPAHAWYSGYAKYLNNNGVTYGKSKTIFAPNDAITRAEFTTLAVRFFDVYGDGDAEIMEQYKDFNDVSDGYWAAAYIKAAAKHGWINGYGDGSFRADDEINRAEVVTIVNRLLGREADEDYIVDNLRKMNTFPDVNRKHWAYYAVMEAANAHTAILGDSESWSK
- a CDS encoding DUF3991 domain-containing protein; amino-acid sequence: MASEIKRRFTDTEMQIAKETDLPELLTHLGYQVRRIGRYHTTAEMDSLRIKDRRKWFRYSQNTGGDSITFLQQFCGKSFPEAVEYLLTFHGKARDSPAKAAPFVKRDEVQKPFTLPPRNTDDRRVFAYLHKRGIAPQVIRQFLNSGLLYEDAEHHNCVFVGKNSAGQAKYAGLRGTYDREGKGFRGDVTGSDKRVGFALPYDRSSDQVFVFEAPIDLMSYLTLHRNTPNALALCGLYGGALQAYLADHPQIKRIELCLDADGPGREAARQLQDKYAAMGYVVTVEEPHSGKDWNEYLQKRKTPERGGNQVINTKDPKKPIRKI
- a CDS encoding translation initiation factor 2 produces the protein MATTKNLCAQIPIDLHERVSEERERLGLTTSEYIVNLIQDYYNMMENQKGGIQMTEKGRTMAFQIPEELFQRIKRHLERETLRSGKKLTQRDFVLNLITQALDEADAENATEQNTPTEAPVAPRVADVTAPADTDTPHEGNAV